One segment of Channa argus isolate prfri chromosome 17, Channa argus male v1.0, whole genome shotgun sequence DNA contains the following:
- the ndufaf4 gene encoding NADH dehydrogenase [ubiquinone] 1 alpha subcomplex assembly factor 4 isoform X2, whose product MGARVARMFRNFNLENRVLREISKEKPRVAPRHAVNLPRADGSSGAEPVNQKNDPLLALLKSVYVESTDPAAAQVRETSKELTVGSRAGRRPLRFSLPGDPFGLVELTDVPKGKLTIAEALKALSSHQHQPKTWTAETIAQEFSLDLKDTRALLEFFTPFQVKIIPRKTKNVKQIKDS is encoded by the exons ATGGGGGCACGCGTTGCGCGAATGTTTAGAAATTTCAACCTAGAAAACCGTGTACTCCGAGAAATCTCCAAGGAGAAGCCGAGAGTTGCACCCCGACATGCGGTCAATCTTCCGAGGGCCGACGGTAGCTCTGGAG CGGAGCCCGTGAACCAGAAGAACGACCCGCTGCTCGCCCTTCTCAAGTCTGTGTACGTGGAGTCGACAGATCCAGCAGCAGCGCAGGTCAGAGAG ACATCAAAGGAACTGACAGTGGGGAGTCGAGCGGGGCGCCGTCCTCTCAGGTTCAGTTTACCAGGGGACCCATTTGGGCTGGTGGAACTCACCGATGTTCCTAAAGGCAAACTGACCATTGCTGAGGCTCTGAAGGCCCTTAGCAGTCACCAGCATCAGCCTAAGACGTGGACAGCAGAAACGATCGCTCAGGAATTTTCACTGGACTTAAAAGACACCAGAGCTCTACTAGAGTTCTTCACCCCCTTCCAGGTTAAGATAATACCACGCAAGACTAAAAATGTCAAGCAAATAAAGGATTCTTAG
- the ndufaf4 gene encoding NADH dehydrogenase [ubiquinone] 1 alpha subcomplex assembly factor 4 isoform X4, producing the protein MGARVARMFRNFNLENRVLREISKEKPRVAPRHAVNLPRADGSSGAEPVNQKNDPLLALLKSVYVESTDPAAAQTSKELTVGSRAGRRPLRFSLPGDPFGLVELTDVPKGKLTIAEALKALSSHQHQPKTWTAETIAQEFSLDLKDTRALLEFFTPFQVKIIPRKTKNVKQIKDS; encoded by the exons ATGGGGGCACGCGTTGCGCGAATGTTTAGAAATTTCAACCTAGAAAACCGTGTACTCCGAGAAATCTCCAAGGAGAAGCCGAGAGTTGCACCCCGACATGCGGTCAATCTTCCGAGGGCCGACGGTAGCTCTGGAG CGGAGCCCGTGAACCAGAAGAACGACCCGCTGCTCGCCCTTCTCAAGTCTGTGTACGTGGAGTCGACAGATCCAGCAGCAGCGCAG ACATCAAAGGAACTGACAGTGGGGAGTCGAGCGGGGCGCCGTCCTCTCAGGTTCAGTTTACCAGGGGACCCATTTGGGCTGGTGGAACTCACCGATGTTCCTAAAGGCAAACTGACCATTGCTGAGGCTCTGAAGGCCCTTAGCAGTCACCAGCATCAGCCTAAGACGTGGACAGCAGAAACGATCGCTCAGGAATTTTCACTGGACTTAAAAGACACCAGAGCTCTACTAGAGTTCTTCACCCCCTTCCAGGTTAAGATAATACCACGCAAGACTAAAAATGTCAAGCAAATAAAGGATTCTTAG
- the dse gene encoding dermatan-sulfate epimerase isoform X2, with translation MYEKSYVRGWGFQYLHNHQPTNCVALLTGSLVYMTQGYLQEAYLWTKQVLSIMEKSMVLLQDVTDGSLYEGVAYGTYTSRSLFQYMFLVQRHFAISHFDHPWLLKHFAFLYRTILPGFQRTVAIADSNYNWFYGPESQLVFLDRYVLRNGSGNWLANLIHQNRVMEGAGQPGKGQRWCTLHTEFLWYDPSLIPKPPSDFGTSKLHYFEDWGVVTYGSALPADTNRTFVSFKSGKLGGRAIFDIVHKNKYKEWIKGWRNFNAGHEHPDQNTFTFAPNGVPFITEALYGPKYTLLNNAVLFGSAVSGSCFKPWAGQVTEACDSKWLKYKMGLAGDAQGKVEAAMEREGMVFIRGEGHSAYNPELKIRNFQRNLLLLHPQLLLLVDHIHIDPDSPTWAMSAFFHNTELPFQDTKVDGVYGAFISHGKDKYKMFWMDDRGHSNKGVLGYWNYPRGYPYNGSNYMNVTMPLRYPHTRVAYIFFGPGVDVQSFSLRGDDQRVDIYLATKDHTYTVYLLTGELTSKPLFSMVLLDQKKIVFEKAAAVVDSSPEEVEEYVNVMEDNLQHVKPVFQQMERHILSQVLNTASFRKTAERLLQFSDKKKSGEIIEKMFAMSNKHGKGKVGKKESLPDIFTPIEVNEKRERQRTSKRTYEDSPEEGDAESRAFIDYADSRKNRKGGFVKGRRFNMVATAGSESLPNTTSYIRLFLLLNTATFFLLLAVLLTRFQRGRSLHTQRCFYTILLIDCFILLYLYSSCSHTQC, from the exons ATGTACGAGAAGTCCTATGTCCGAGGTTGGGGGTTTCAGTACCTGCACAACCACCAGCCTACCAACTGTGTGGCTCTGCTCACAGGGAGCCTGGTTTACATGACTCAAG GTTACCTTCAGGAGGCCTATCTGTGGACCAAGCAGGTCCTGTCCATTATGGAGAAGTCCATGGTCCTTCTGCAGGATGTGACGGATGGCTCCCTGTATGAAGGAGTGGCCTATGGGACCTACACCAGTCGCTCCCTCTTCCAGTACATGTTCCTGGTGCAGCGTCATTTCGCCATCAGCCACTTTGACCATCCCTGGCTCCTTAAACACTTTGCCTTCCTCTACAGGACAATCCTGCCTG GATTTCAGAGGACTGTAGCCATTGCAGACTCCAATTACAACTGGTTCTATGGGCCAGAGAGCCAGCTGGTCTTCTTGGACCGCTACGTGTTGCGTAATGGCAGTGGAAACTGGCTGGCAAATCTAATTCATCAAAACAGGGTGATGGAAGGGGCAGGGCAGCCTGGCAAGGGGCAGCGATGGTGTACTCTCCATACAGAGTTCCTTTG GTATGACCCAAGCCTGATCCCCAAGCCCCCATCAGATTTTGGAACATCCAAGCTTCACTACTTTGAGGACTGGGGTGTGGTCACATATGGCAGTGCTTTACCCGCGGACACTAATCGAACCTTTGTCTCCTTCAAGTCGGGGAAGCTCGGAGGACGAGCCATCTTTGACATTGTTCACAAAAACAAGTACAAAGAGTGGATCAAAGGATGGAGGAATTTCAACGCAGGCCACGAACACCCAGACCAGAATACTTTCACTTTTGCACCCAATGGTGTCCCATTCATCACAGAGGCACTATACGGGCCCAAGTACACTTTATTGAACAATGCAGTCTTGTTTGGTTCAGCTGTCTCAGGGAGCTGTTTTAAGCCTTGGGCTGGACAGGTCACAGAAGCCTGCGACTCAAAGTGGTTGAAGTACAAAATGGGACTCGCAGGTGATGCCCAGGGCAAAGTAGAAGCTGCTatggagagagagggaatgGTCTTCATCCGTGGGGAGGGACATTCTGCATATAATCCCGAGCTAAAGATTAGGAACTTTCAGAGGAACCTGCTCCTTCTTCACCCACAGCTCCTACTCCTTGTGGATCACATCCACATTGATCCTGATAGCCCAACCTGGGCCATGAGTGCCTTCTTTCACAACACAGAGCTGCCATTCCAGGATACAAAAGTAGACGGTGTTTATGGAGCATTTATATCACATGGAAAGGACAAATACAAGATGTTCTGGATGGACGACCGAGGCCACAGTAACAAAGGAGTTCTGGGTTACTGGAATTATCCTCGCGGATACCCATATAATGGCTCAAACTATATGAACGTCACAATGCCACTGAGGTATCCTCATACGAGGGTGgcttatatattttttggacCGGGTGTGGATGTACAGAGCTTCAGCTTGCGTGGTGATGACCAAAGGGTTGATATTTACCTGGCCACCAAAGACCACACTTACACCGTTTACCTGCTGACTGGAGAGCTGACAAGCAAACCTCTGTTCTCCATGGTGCTGCTTGAccaaaagaaaattgttttcGAGAAGGCAGCAGCTGTGGTGGACAGCTCACCAGAAGAAGTAGAGGAGTACGTCAATGTGATGGAGGACAACCTCCAGCATGTCAAGCCCGTCTTCCAGCAGATGGAGAGACACATTCTTAGCCAGGTTCTGAACACTGCCAGCTTCCGTAAGACAGCAGAGCGTCTCCTCCAGTTCTCTGACAAAAAGAAGTCTGGGGAGATTATTGAGAAGATGTTTGCCATGTCCAACAAACACGGAAAGGGTAAAGTGGGGAAAAAGGAGAGTCTACCTGACATTTTTACACCTATTGAAGTGAATGAGAAGAGGGAAAGACAGAGGACTTCAAAGCGTACATATGAGGACAGCCCAGAAGAGGGAGATGCAGAATCACGGGCTTTCATAGATTATGCTGACAGCCGCAAAAACAGAAAGGGCGGCTTCGTCAAAGGCCGCAGATTTAACATGGTGGCCACAGCAGGGAGTGAGAGTCTCCCTAACACCACCTCCTACATCAGACTCTTCCTCCTGCTCAACACTGCCACATTCTTTTTGCTGCTGGCTGTGTTGCTGACTCGGTTCCAGAGGGGTCGAAGTTTGCACACGCAGAGGTGTTTCTACACCATCCTTTTAATTGACTGCTTCATCTTACTGTACCTCTACTCatcctgctcacacacacagtgttaa
- the dse gene encoding dermatan-sulfate epimerase isoform X1, which yields MTTHTRGAPTVFFISLLWPLLALVLVVVVVAAELDPSGGIPFMGGNYDGHPMLYFSQGNVEELQYAAAGTHRDMAKRIREAGEAMLEHPEEYLPPWSPAEFSARWNEVYGNNLGVLSMFCMLYPHRAGALDLARDYMERMAAQPSWLVKDAPWDEVPLAHSLVGFATAYDFLYEYLNKAQQERFLQVIGNASRLMYEKSYVRGWGFQYLHNHQPTNCVALLTGSLVYMTQGYLQEAYLWTKQVLSIMEKSMVLLQDVTDGSLYEGVAYGTYTSRSLFQYMFLVQRHFAISHFDHPWLLKHFAFLYRTILPGFQRTVAIADSNYNWFYGPESQLVFLDRYVLRNGSGNWLANLIHQNRVMEGAGQPGKGQRWCTLHTEFLWYDPSLIPKPPSDFGTSKLHYFEDWGVVTYGSALPADTNRTFVSFKSGKLGGRAIFDIVHKNKYKEWIKGWRNFNAGHEHPDQNTFTFAPNGVPFITEALYGPKYTLLNNAVLFGSAVSGSCFKPWAGQVTEACDSKWLKYKMGLAGDAQGKVEAAMEREGMVFIRGEGHSAYNPELKIRNFQRNLLLLHPQLLLLVDHIHIDPDSPTWAMSAFFHNTELPFQDTKVDGVYGAFISHGKDKYKMFWMDDRGHSNKGVLGYWNYPRGYPYNGSNYMNVTMPLRYPHTRVAYIFFGPGVDVQSFSLRGDDQRVDIYLATKDHTYTVYLLTGELTSKPLFSMVLLDQKKIVFEKAAAVVDSSPEEVEEYVNVMEDNLQHVKPVFQQMERHILSQVLNTASFRKTAERLLQFSDKKKSGEIIEKMFAMSNKHGKGKVGKKESLPDIFTPIEVNEKRERQRTSKRTYEDSPEEGDAESRAFIDYADSRKNRKGGFVKGRRFNMVATAGSESLPNTTSYIRLFLLLNTATFFLLLAVLLTRFQRGRSLHTQRCFYTILLIDCFILLYLYSSCSHTQC from the exons ATGACAACTCACACCCGTGGGGCCCCTACAGTCTTCTTCATAAGTCTGCTGTGGCCCCTGCTCGCCctggtgctggtggtggtggtagtggcAGCAGAATTGGACCCCAGCGGAGGAATTCCCTTCATGGGAGGCAACTACGATGGGCATCCTATGTTGTACTTCAGCCAGGGAAATGTAGAGGAGCTACAGTATGCAGCTGCAGGGACTCATCGGGACATGGCGAAAAGGATCCGTGAGGCAGGGGAAGCCATGCTGGAGCACCCTGAGGAGTACCTGCCCCCCTGGAGCCCGGCAGAGTTCAGCGCTCGCTGGAACGAGGTGTATGGAAACAACCTGGGTGTGCTGTCCATGTTCTGCATGCTCTACCCTCACAGGGCCGGGGCCCTCGACCTGGCCAGGGACTACATGGAGAGGATGGCGGCTCAGCCTAGTTG gctGGTCAAAGATGCCCCCTGGGATGAGGTTCCTCTGGCGCATTCTTTAGTGGGGTTTGCCACCGCTTACGACTTCCTGTACGAGTACCTGAACAAGGCCCAGCAGGAGCGTTTTCTGCAGGTGATCGGCAATGCGTCACGGCTGATGTACGAGAAGTCCTATGTCCGAGGTTGGGGGTTTCAGTACCTGCACAACCACCAGCCTACCAACTGTGTGGCTCTGCTCACAGGGAGCCTGGTTTACATGACTCAAG GTTACCTTCAGGAGGCCTATCTGTGGACCAAGCAGGTCCTGTCCATTATGGAGAAGTCCATGGTCCTTCTGCAGGATGTGACGGATGGCTCCCTGTATGAAGGAGTGGCCTATGGGACCTACACCAGTCGCTCCCTCTTCCAGTACATGTTCCTGGTGCAGCGTCATTTCGCCATCAGCCACTTTGACCATCCCTGGCTCCTTAAACACTTTGCCTTCCTCTACAGGACAATCCTGCCTG GATTTCAGAGGACTGTAGCCATTGCAGACTCCAATTACAACTGGTTCTATGGGCCAGAGAGCCAGCTGGTCTTCTTGGACCGCTACGTGTTGCGTAATGGCAGTGGAAACTGGCTGGCAAATCTAATTCATCAAAACAGGGTGATGGAAGGGGCAGGGCAGCCTGGCAAGGGGCAGCGATGGTGTACTCTCCATACAGAGTTCCTTTG GTATGACCCAAGCCTGATCCCCAAGCCCCCATCAGATTTTGGAACATCCAAGCTTCACTACTTTGAGGACTGGGGTGTGGTCACATATGGCAGTGCTTTACCCGCGGACACTAATCGAACCTTTGTCTCCTTCAAGTCGGGGAAGCTCGGAGGACGAGCCATCTTTGACATTGTTCACAAAAACAAGTACAAAGAGTGGATCAAAGGATGGAGGAATTTCAACGCAGGCCACGAACACCCAGACCAGAATACTTTCACTTTTGCACCCAATGGTGTCCCATTCATCACAGAGGCACTATACGGGCCCAAGTACACTTTATTGAACAATGCAGTCTTGTTTGGTTCAGCTGTCTCAGGGAGCTGTTTTAAGCCTTGGGCTGGACAGGTCACAGAAGCCTGCGACTCAAAGTGGTTGAAGTACAAAATGGGACTCGCAGGTGATGCCCAGGGCAAAGTAGAAGCTGCTatggagagagagggaatgGTCTTCATCCGTGGGGAGGGACATTCTGCATATAATCCCGAGCTAAAGATTAGGAACTTTCAGAGGAACCTGCTCCTTCTTCACCCACAGCTCCTACTCCTTGTGGATCACATCCACATTGATCCTGATAGCCCAACCTGGGCCATGAGTGCCTTCTTTCACAACACAGAGCTGCCATTCCAGGATACAAAAGTAGACGGTGTTTATGGAGCATTTATATCACATGGAAAGGACAAATACAAGATGTTCTGGATGGACGACCGAGGCCACAGTAACAAAGGAGTTCTGGGTTACTGGAATTATCCTCGCGGATACCCATATAATGGCTCAAACTATATGAACGTCACAATGCCACTGAGGTATCCTCATACGAGGGTGgcttatatattttttggacCGGGTGTGGATGTACAGAGCTTCAGCTTGCGTGGTGATGACCAAAGGGTTGATATTTACCTGGCCACCAAAGACCACACTTACACCGTTTACCTGCTGACTGGAGAGCTGACAAGCAAACCTCTGTTCTCCATGGTGCTGCTTGAccaaaagaaaattgttttcGAGAAGGCAGCAGCTGTGGTGGACAGCTCACCAGAAGAAGTAGAGGAGTACGTCAATGTGATGGAGGACAACCTCCAGCATGTCAAGCCCGTCTTCCAGCAGATGGAGAGACACATTCTTAGCCAGGTTCTGAACACTGCCAGCTTCCGTAAGACAGCAGAGCGTCTCCTCCAGTTCTCTGACAAAAAGAAGTCTGGGGAGATTATTGAGAAGATGTTTGCCATGTCCAACAAACACGGAAAGGGTAAAGTGGGGAAAAAGGAGAGTCTACCTGACATTTTTACACCTATTGAAGTGAATGAGAAGAGGGAAAGACAGAGGACTTCAAAGCGTACATATGAGGACAGCCCAGAAGAGGGAGATGCAGAATCACGGGCTTTCATAGATTATGCTGACAGCCGCAAAAACAGAAAGGGCGGCTTCGTCAAAGGCCGCAGATTTAACATGGTGGCCACAGCAGGGAGTGAGAGTCTCCCTAACACCACCTCCTACATCAGACTCTTCCTCCTGCTCAACACTGCCACATTCTTTTTGCTGCTGGCTGTGTTGCTGACTCGGTTCCAGAGGGGTCGAAGTTTGCACACGCAGAGGTGTTTCTACACCATCCTTTTAATTGACTGCTTCATCTTACTGTACCTCTACTCatcctgctcacacacacagtgttaa
- the ndufaf4 gene encoding NADH dehydrogenase [ubiquinone] 1 alpha subcomplex assembly factor 4 isoform X1 has product MGARVARMFRNFNLENRVLREISKEKPRVAPRHAVNLPRADGSSGAAEPVNQKNDPLLALLKSVYVESTDPAAAQVRETSKELTVGSRAGRRPLRFSLPGDPFGLVELTDVPKGKLTIAEALKALSSHQHQPKTWTAETIAQEFSLDLKDTRALLEFFTPFQVKIIPRKTKNVKQIKDS; this is encoded by the exons ATGGGGGCACGCGTTGCGCGAATGTTTAGAAATTTCAACCTAGAAAACCGTGTACTCCGAGAAATCTCCAAGGAGAAGCCGAGAGTTGCACCCCGACATGCGGTCAATCTTCCGAGGGCCGACGGTAGCTCTGGAG CAGCGGAGCCCGTGAACCAGAAGAACGACCCGCTGCTCGCCCTTCTCAAGTCTGTGTACGTGGAGTCGACAGATCCAGCAGCAGCGCAGGTCAGAGAG ACATCAAAGGAACTGACAGTGGGGAGTCGAGCGGGGCGCCGTCCTCTCAGGTTCAGTTTACCAGGGGACCCATTTGGGCTGGTGGAACTCACCGATGTTCCTAAAGGCAAACTGACCATTGCTGAGGCTCTGAAGGCCCTTAGCAGTCACCAGCATCAGCCTAAGACGTGGACAGCAGAAACGATCGCTCAGGAATTTTCACTGGACTTAAAAGACACCAGAGCTCTACTAGAGTTCTTCACCCCCTTCCAGGTTAAGATAATACCACGCAAGACTAAAAATGTCAAGCAAATAAAGGATTCTTAG
- the gpr63 gene encoding probable G-protein coupled receptor 63, whose product MGNYASLPWGRMVHSTTVPLKEAGEFNASLHLVMRLLNFSEKPQMENLSIENLTLISQSPLAPLTPTTTAPESVPGVSLPLQIFFCFAMVVILLVALLGNMVVCLMVYQRSAMRSAINILLASLAFADMMLAILNMPFALVTVVTTKWIFRELFCRMSAMLFWFFVMEGVAILLIISIDRFLIIVHKQDKLSPQRAKVLIVVTWGLSFIFSFPLAVGSPPLQIPPRAPQCVFGYSTAHGYQAYVLILLVVFFFMPFMVMLYTFMAILNTIRHNAIRIHSHPDSICLSQASKLGLLSLQRPFQMNIDMSFKTRAFTTILILFSVFTVCWAPFTAYSLVTTFNNGFYYKDSFFQISTWVLWLCYLKSALNPLIYYWRIKKFRDACVDLMPKYFKFLPQLPGNTKRRIQPSAVYVCGEHRSVV is encoded by the coding sequence ATGGGCAACTATGCCTCCTTGCCCTGGGGAAGGATGGTTCATTCCACTACAGTTCCCCTAAAGGAGGCAGGGGAATTTAACGCCAGTCTGCACCTTGTTATGAGGCTGCTGAACTTTTCTGAGAAGCCGCAGATGGAAAACCTCTCCATTGAAAATCTTACCCTGATCTCCCAGTCACCCCTGGCACCGCTCACACCAACAACGACAGCACCAGAGAGTGTGCCAGGTGTCAGCTTACCTCTGCAgatcttcttttgttttgccatGGTTGTCATCCTGCTGGTGGCCTTGTTGGGAAACATGGTGGTGTGCCTGATGGTGTACCAGAGATCCGCCATGCGCTCGGCAATTAACATCCTCCTGGCAAGTTTGGCGTTTGCAGACATGATGCTGGCCATCCTGAACATGCCATTTGCACTGGTTACTGTGGTGACCACCAAGTGGATTTTCAGAGAGCTTTTCTGTCGGATGTCAGCAATGCTCTTTTGGTTCTTTGTGATGGAGGGTGTGGCTATACTGCTTATAATAAGCATAGATCGTTTTCTTATCATTGTCCATAAGCAAGATAAGCTGAGTCCACAGAGAGCTAAAGTGCTTATAGTGGTCACTTGGGGactgtctttcattttctcctttccTCTGGCTGTTGGTTCACCTCCCCTACAGATCCCTCCCAGGGCTCCTCAGTGTGTATTTGGCTACAGCACTGCTCATGGTTACCAAGCCTATGTACTCATACTGTTAGTAGTCTTCTTCTTCATGCCCTTCATGGTCATGCTCTACACATTTATGGCAATCCTGAACACAATCCGCCACAACGCTATCCGCATTCACAGCCATCCAGACAGCATCTGTCTGAGCCAGGCCAGCAAACTGGGCCTGCTGAGCCTCCAAAGGCCCTTCCAAATGAATATAGACATGAGCTTCAAGACCCGTGCCTTCACCAccatcctcatcctcttctctgtgtttacagtgtgttggGCTCCCTTCACTGCCTATAGTTTGGTAACTACCTTTAACAATGGGTTCTACTACAAAGACAGCTTTTTTCAAATCAGTACATGGGTCCTGTGGTTGTGCTACCTCAAGTCAGCTCTCAACCCTCTCATTTACTACTGGCGGATAAAAAAATTCCGCGATGCCTGCGTTGATCTGATGCCTAAGTACTTTAAGTTTCTTCCTCAGCTGCCAGGCAACACAAAGAGGCGCATACAGCCGAGTGCAGTCTATGTGTGTGGAGAGCATCGCTCTGTGGTTTAA
- the ndufaf4 gene encoding NADH dehydrogenase [ubiquinone] 1 alpha subcomplex assembly factor 4 isoform X3, which translates to MGARVARMFRNFNLENRVLREISKEKPRVAPRHAVNLPRADGSSGAAEPVNQKNDPLLALLKSVYVESTDPAAAQTSKELTVGSRAGRRPLRFSLPGDPFGLVELTDVPKGKLTIAEALKALSSHQHQPKTWTAETIAQEFSLDLKDTRALLEFFTPFQVKIIPRKTKNVKQIKDS; encoded by the exons ATGGGGGCACGCGTTGCGCGAATGTTTAGAAATTTCAACCTAGAAAACCGTGTACTCCGAGAAATCTCCAAGGAGAAGCCGAGAGTTGCACCCCGACATGCGGTCAATCTTCCGAGGGCCGACGGTAGCTCTGGAG CAGCGGAGCCCGTGAACCAGAAGAACGACCCGCTGCTCGCCCTTCTCAAGTCTGTGTACGTGGAGTCGACAGATCCAGCAGCAGCGCAG ACATCAAAGGAACTGACAGTGGGGAGTCGAGCGGGGCGCCGTCCTCTCAGGTTCAGTTTACCAGGGGACCCATTTGGGCTGGTGGAACTCACCGATGTTCCTAAAGGCAAACTGACCATTGCTGAGGCTCTGAAGGCCCTTAGCAGTCACCAGCATCAGCCTAAGACGTGGACAGCAGAAACGATCGCTCAGGAATTTTCACTGGACTTAAAAGACACCAGAGCTCTACTAGAGTTCTTCACCCCCTTCCAGGTTAAGATAATACCACGCAAGACTAAAAATGTCAAGCAAATAAAGGATTCTTAG
- the dse gene encoding dermatan-sulfate epimerase isoform X3, which translates to MTTHTRGAPTVFFISLLWPLLALVLVVVVVAAELDPSGGIPFMGGNYDGHPMLYFSQGNVEELQYAAAGTHRDMAKRIREAGEAMLEHPEEYLPPWSPAEFSARWNEVYGNNLGVLSMFCMLYPHRAGALDLARDYMERMAAQPSWLVKDAPWDEVPLAHSLVGFATAYDFLYEYLNKAQQERFLQVIGNASRLMYEKSYVRGWGFQYLHNHQPTNCVALLTGSLVYMTQGYLQEAYLWTKQVLSIMEKSMVLLQDVTDGSLYEGVAYGTYTSRSLFQYMFLVQRHFAISHFDHPWLLKHFAFLYRTILPGMTQA; encoded by the exons ATGACAACTCACACCCGTGGGGCCCCTACAGTCTTCTTCATAAGTCTGCTGTGGCCCCTGCTCGCCctggtgctggtggtggtggtagtggcAGCAGAATTGGACCCCAGCGGAGGAATTCCCTTCATGGGAGGCAACTACGATGGGCATCCTATGTTGTACTTCAGCCAGGGAAATGTAGAGGAGCTACAGTATGCAGCTGCAGGGACTCATCGGGACATGGCGAAAAGGATCCGTGAGGCAGGGGAAGCCATGCTGGAGCACCCTGAGGAGTACCTGCCCCCCTGGAGCCCGGCAGAGTTCAGCGCTCGCTGGAACGAGGTGTATGGAAACAACCTGGGTGTGCTGTCCATGTTCTGCATGCTCTACCCTCACAGGGCCGGGGCCCTCGACCTGGCCAGGGACTACATGGAGAGGATGGCGGCTCAGCCTAGTTG gctGGTCAAAGATGCCCCCTGGGATGAGGTTCCTCTGGCGCATTCTTTAGTGGGGTTTGCCACCGCTTACGACTTCCTGTACGAGTACCTGAACAAGGCCCAGCAGGAGCGTTTTCTGCAGGTGATCGGCAATGCGTCACGGCTGATGTACGAGAAGTCCTATGTCCGAGGTTGGGGGTTTCAGTACCTGCACAACCACCAGCCTACCAACTGTGTGGCTCTGCTCACAGGGAGCCTGGTTTACATGACTCAAG GTTACCTTCAGGAGGCCTATCTGTGGACCAAGCAGGTCCTGTCCATTATGGAGAAGTCCATGGTCCTTCTGCAGGATGTGACGGATGGCTCCCTGTATGAAGGAGTGGCCTATGGGACCTACACCAGTCGCTCCCTCTTCCAGTACATGTTCCTGGTGCAGCGTCATTTCGCCATCAGCCACTTTGACCATCCCTGGCTCCTTAAACACTTTGCCTTCCTCTACAGGACAATCCTGCCTG GTATGACCCAAGCCTGA